A window from Mesorhizobium sp. WSM2240 encodes these proteins:
- the recJ gene encoding single-stranded-DNA-specific exonuclease RecJ produces MDNSPNRGLAIEKRHFLGVRRSVTGLAWEHRLNERQEMAALAMAQGHGVPDIVARVLAGRGVGVDEVATFLDPTIKQLLPDPAKLTDMDAAAGRIADAVLRREKVAIFGDYDVDGAASSALLKRFLTHYGVEAEIYIPDRIFEGYGPNPEAMRELVSRGARLIVTVDCGTNSAASIDAARQAGADVVVLDHHQVGGPLPAGVPVVNPNREDDLSGQGHLCAAGVVFLTLVQTARVLRAALPDAPQPDLLSLLDLVALGTVCDVVPLTGVNRAFVVKGLLAVRQQKNAGISALARVSRIGEPINTFHLAFLIGPRINAGGRIGDAALGSRLLATDDPVEAGKIAETLDRLNQERQAMEQDMLAEARAEADAELAGGAGPAVIVTASQKSHPGIVGLIASRLKEHARRPAFAIAFNANGVGTGSGRSVSGFDLGKLVREAAERGLIVKGGGHAMAAGITVQREKLGELRAFFEARASADVFRLQDEESLGIDAALAADGATPSLLEALERAGPFGAGHLPPVFVLPRHRVADVRFVGANHIRADLQSDAGGRVQAIAFRAVDTPLGDFLIKSRGAYIHVAGSLSANYWNGNKTVQFRLIDAAVA; encoded by the coding sequence ATGGATAATTCTCCGAATCGAGGGCTAGCTATTGAGAAACGCCATTTTCTGGGCGTCAGGCGGTCCGTCACCGGGCTTGCCTGGGAGCACCGCCTGAACGAGCGCCAGGAGATGGCGGCGCTCGCCATGGCGCAGGGACATGGCGTGCCGGACATCGTCGCCCGTGTTCTTGCCGGGCGGGGCGTCGGCGTCGACGAGGTGGCGACCTTCCTCGATCCGACCATCAAGCAATTGCTGCCCGATCCGGCCAAGCTGACCGACATGGATGCCGCGGCGGGCCGCATCGCCGACGCCGTGCTGCGTCGCGAGAAGGTGGCGATCTTCGGCGACTACGATGTCGACGGGGCCGCGTCTTCCGCGCTTCTGAAGCGGTTTCTGACACATTATGGCGTCGAAGCCGAAATCTATATTCCCGACAGGATTTTCGAAGGTTACGGCCCCAATCCTGAAGCGATGCGCGAACTCGTTTCGCGCGGCGCCAGGCTGATCGTCACCGTCGATTGCGGCACCAACAGCGCGGCCTCGATCGACGCGGCGCGGCAGGCGGGAGCCGATGTCGTGGTGCTGGATCACCATCAGGTTGGCGGACCGCTGCCCGCTGGCGTTCCGGTGGTCAATCCCAATCGCGAGGACGATCTTTCGGGGCAGGGCCATCTTTGCGCCGCAGGCGTGGTCTTCCTGACGCTGGTCCAGACGGCGAGGGTGCTTCGCGCAGCGCTGCCGGATGCGCCGCAGCCGGATCTCCTGTCGCTTCTGGATTTGGTCGCGCTCGGGACGGTTTGCGACGTGGTGCCGCTGACCGGCGTCAACAGGGCCTTCGTGGTCAAGGGGCTGCTCGCCGTCCGCCAGCAGAAGAATGCCGGGATTTCGGCGCTGGCGCGCGTCTCGCGCATCGGCGAGCCGATCAACACGTTCCATCTCGCCTTCCTGATCGGGCCGCGCATCAATGCCGGCGGGCGCATCGGCGACGCCGCACTCGGTAGCCGGCTGCTCGCCACTGACGATCCGGTCGAGGCCGGCAAGATCGCCGAAACGCTCGACCGCCTGAATCAGGAGCGCCAGGCGATGGAGCAGGACATGCTGGCGGAGGCGCGCGCCGAGGCCGACGCCGAACTCGCTGGCGGGGCAGGGCCGGCGGTCATCGTCACCGCCAGCCAGAAGTCGCATCCCGGCATAGTCGGCCTCATTGCCTCTCGGCTGAAGGAACACGCGCGCCGTCCCGCCTTCGCCATCGCTTTCAACGCGAACGGCGTCGGAACCGGCTCCGGCCGGTCGGTTTCCGGCTTCGACCTCGGCAAACTGGTGCGCGAGGCGGCAGAACGCGGCCTGATCGTCAAGGGCGGCGGCCACGCAATGGCGGCCGGCATCACCGTTCAGCGCGAAAAACTGGGGGAATTGCGGGCGTTTTTCGAAGCGCGCGCTTCGGCCGACGTATTCCGCCTGCAGGATGAAGAAAGCCTCGGCATCGACGCCGCGCTTGCCGCGGATGGCGCGACGCCCTCGCTGCTCGAGGCGCTGGAGCGCGCGGGGCCGTTCGGAGCAGGGCACCTGCCGCCGGTTTTCGTGCTGCCGCGCCACCGCGTCGCCGATGTGCGCTTCGTCGGCGCCAATCACATCCGCGCAGATTTGCAGTCGGATGCCGGCGGACGTGTCCAGGCGATCGCGTTCCGCGCGGTGGATACGCCGCTCGGCGACTTCCTGATCAAGAGCAGGGGGGCGTACATCCATGTCGCCGGTTCGCTGTCGGCGAATTACTGGAACGGCAACAAGACCGTCCAGTTTCGCCTGATAGATGCGGCGGTAGCTTAA
- the yidD gene encoding membrane protein insertion efficiency factor YidD: protein MANSTRNWPGPWRKTPGRVLGTSLVRLYQLTLSGFVGNSCRHLPTCSEYAHEAIARHGLWAGGWMGLFRVVRCGPGGTHGIDRVPESLADRYRWFAPWRYWRIGKPHRH from the coding sequence ATGGCGAATAGCACCCGCAACTGGCCCGGCCCGTGGCGAAAAACGCCAGGCCGCGTTCTCGGCACGTCGCTTGTCCGGCTGTACCAGCTGACGCTTTCCGGCTTTGTCGGCAATTCGTGCCGCCATCTTCCGACCTGCTCGGAATATGCGCATGAGGCGATTGCCCGTCATGGCCTATGGGCCGGCGGCTGGATGGGTCTGTTCCGCGTCGTCCGCTGCGGGCCGGGCGGCACGCACGGCATCGACCGCGTGCCGGAAAGCTTGGCCGATCGCTATCGCTGGTTTGCGCCGTGGCGCTACTGGCGCATCGGTAAACCGCACCGCCATTGA
- a CDS encoding homoserine dehydrogenase: MAEALRIGIAGLGTVGASVARVLSEKAAELTRQCGREIVVAAVSARDRTRDRGVDLGSAKWFDDPAELARNADIDVFVELIGGEDGAARACVKAALEAGRHVVTANKALLAKHGVSLAEIAEKRGVLLNYEAAVAGGIPVIKTMREAMAGNSVSRVFGILNGTCNYILTRMEAEGLSFDECLKDAQRLGYAEADPTFDIEGHDTAHKLAILTSLAFGCKISADDIYMEGISNISQADIRAAGELGYRIKLLGVAQATESGIEQRVHPTMVPTASVIAQVHGVTNAVAIETDILGELLLSGPGAGGNATASAVVGDIADIAKSRPGFQHGPVFGRPARELMPYKRARMRSHEGGYFIRLTVHDRVGVFAAVAKRMADNEISLESIVQHAAESEAETTKTVILVTHETTEAAVRKAVDGITKDGHLTDKPQVIRIERAG; the protein is encoded by the coding sequence ATGGCCGAAGCTTTGCGTATTGGAATTGCCGGCCTCGGCACGGTCGGCGCGTCGGTGGCGCGTGTGCTCTCGGAAAAGGCCGCCGAGCTGACCCGGCAATGCGGCCGTGAAATCGTGGTGGCCGCTGTCTCGGCGCGCGACAGGACCCGCGACCGCGGCGTGGATCTCGGCAGTGCGAAATGGTTCGATGATCCAGCCGAGCTGGCAAGAAACGCCGACATTGACGTATTTGTCGAACTGATCGGCGGCGAAGACGGAGCTGCCCGCGCCTGCGTGAAGGCCGCGCTCGAAGCTGGCCGCCATGTCGTCACCGCCAACAAGGCGCTGCTTGCCAAGCACGGCGTCTCGCTCGCCGAAATCGCCGAGAAGAGGGGCGTCCTCCTCAACTACGAGGCTGCGGTCGCCGGCGGCATACCGGTCATCAAGACCATGCGCGAGGCCATGGCCGGCAACAGCGTTTCGCGCGTGTTCGGCATTCTCAACGGCACCTGCAACTACATCCTCACCCGCATGGAGGCGGAAGGGCTGTCCTTCGACGAGTGCCTCAAAGACGCGCAGCGCCTCGGCTACGCCGAAGCCGACCCGACCTTCGACATTGAGGGCCACGACACCGCGCACAAGCTGGCGATCCTGACCAGCCTGGCCTTCGGCTGCAAAATCTCCGCCGACGACATCTATATGGAAGGCATTTCCAACATCAGTCAGGCCGACATCCGCGCGGCCGGCGAGCTCGGCTATCGCATAAAACTGCTGGGCGTCGCCCAAGCCACCGAGAGCGGCATCGAACAGCGCGTCCACCCGACCATGGTTCCGACAGCCAGCGTCATCGCGCAGGTGCACGGCGTCACCAACGCCGTCGCCATCGAGACCGATATTTTGGGCGAACTCCTGCTTTCGGGACCGGGGGCAGGGGGCAACGCGACGGCGTCGGCCGTCGTCGGCGACATCGCCGATATCGCCAAGAGCCGCCCCGGCTTTCAGCACGGGCCGGTTTTCGGCCGGCCGGCCAGGGAACTGATGCCGTACAAGCGCGCGCGCATGCGGTCGCATGAGGGCGGCTATTTCATCCGGCTCACCGTGCACGACCGGGTCGGGGTCTTCGCTGCCGTGGCCAAGCGCATGGCAGATAACGAGATCTCGCTGGAATCGATCGTCCAGCATGCCGCCGAGTCCGAGGCAGAAACAACAAAGACCGTCATCCTCGTCACGCACGAGACCACCGAGGCCGCGGTGCGCAAGGCGGTGGACGGCATCACCAAGGACGGCCATCTGACCGACAAGCCCCAGGTCATCCGCATCGAGCGCGCCGGCTGA
- the folE gene encoding GTP cyclohydrolase I FolE gives MDAVIKKIMPRSEYMEKPVTHRPTQAEAEAAVLTLLRWTGDNPDREGLKDTPKRVAKAFREMFNGYDMCPAEELGRTFEEVAGYDDMVIVKDINFHSHCEHHMVPIIGRAHVGYLPDNKVVGLSKIARVVDIFAHRLQTQEAMTAQIAAVIQDVLNPRGVAVMIEAEHMCMAMRGIRKQGSTTLTSTFTGVFKDSPEEQVRFVTMLRNGLSA, from the coding sequence ATGGACGCCGTAATCAAGAAAATCATGCCTCGCTCGGAATATATGGAAAAGCCGGTCACGCACCGGCCGACCCAGGCCGAAGCCGAGGCCGCAGTGCTGACGCTGCTGCGCTGGACCGGTGATAACCCGGACCGCGAGGGCCTCAAGGACACCCCAAAGCGGGTCGCCAAGGCGTTTCGCGAAATGTTCAACGGCTACGACATGTGTCCGGCCGAAGAACTCGGCCGGACCTTCGAGGAGGTTGCCGGCTATGACGACATGGTCATCGTCAAGGACATAAACTTCCACTCGCACTGCGAGCACCACATGGTGCCGATCATCGGCCGCGCGCATGTCGGTTATCTGCCTGACAACAAGGTCGTCGGCCTCTCCAAGATCGCCCGCGTCGTCGATATATTCGCGCATCGCCTGCAGACGCAGGAGGCGATGACAGCGCAGATCGCCGCGGTCATCCAGGATGTGCTCAACCCGCGCGGCGTAGCCGTCATGATCGAGGCCGAGCATATGTGCATGGCCATGCGCGGCATTCGCAAGCAAGGATCGACCACGCTGACCTCAACCTTCACCGGCGTCTTCAAGGACAGCCCCGAAGAGCAGGTTCGTTTCGTGACGATGTTGCGGAACGGCCTCTCGGCTTGA
- a CDS encoding iron-sulfur cluster assembly scaffold protein — protein MIDDVYNAKILAFAGNIARIGRLDRPDASATAHSKLCGSTVTVDINMRDGVVTDFAHDVKACALGQASSSIMAANVIGATTEELRAVREIMRKMLKENGSPPAGRFADLKYLEPVRDYKARHASTMLTFDAVVDAIGQVERKLAEAAA, from the coding sequence ATGATCGACGACGTCTATAATGCGAAAATTCTGGCTTTTGCCGGAAATATCGCGCGGATCGGCCGGCTCGACCGTCCCGACGCCAGCGCGACGGCGCATTCCAAGCTCTGCGGCTCGACCGTCACCGTCGATATCAACATGCGGGACGGCGTCGTCACCGATTTCGCACACGACGTGAAGGCCTGCGCGCTGGGCCAGGCTTCATCCTCGATCATGGCCGCGAACGTCATAGGCGCGACGACCGAGGAACTGCGCGCGGTGCGCGAAATCATGCGGAAAATGCTCAAGGAAAATGGCAGCCCGCCCGCAGGCCGCTTTGCCGACCTGAAATATCTCGAGCCGGTGCGCGACTACAAGGCCCGCCACGCCTCCACCATGCTGACATTCGACGCCGTGGTCGACGCAATCGGGCAGGTCGAACGCAAGCTGGCCGAGGCGGCGGCCTGA
- the hisI gene encoding phosphoribosyl-AMP cyclohydrolase: protein MSAVEFPDPPTDKKTLEEGGAFAPRFDAGGLVTAVVTDARDGMLLMVAHMNAEALALTLETGIAHYWSRSRGKIWKKGETSGNVQYVTELRTDCDQDAVWLRVNVLGHDATCHTGRRSCFYRTVGLEDGIAVLRDDGSKPLFDAKKTYRNAE from the coding sequence GTGTCGGCAGTCGAATTTCCAGATCCCCCGACGGACAAGAAGACGCTCGAGGAAGGCGGGGCTTTTGCGCCGCGCTTCGACGCCGGCGGTCTGGTGACCGCCGTCGTCACGGACGCGCGCGACGGCATGCTTTTGATGGTCGCGCACATGAACGCCGAGGCGTTGGCGCTGACTCTCGAAACCGGAATCGCGCATTACTGGTCGCGCTCGCGCGGCAAAATCTGGAAAAAAGGCGAAACATCCGGGAATGTGCAGTACGTCACTGAACTGCGCACCGATTGCGATCAGGATGCAGTATGGCTACGCGTAAATGTGTTGGGCCACGACGCAACCTGTCACACTGGCCGGCGTTCTTGCTTTTATCGGACGGTGGGACTTGAGGACGGCATCGCGGTGCTTCGCGACGACGGCAGCAAGCCATTGTTCGACGCGAAGAAAACATATCGTAATGCAGAGTGA
- the glpX gene encoding class II fructose-bisphosphatase, protein MAKNSVVAGLDRILTMELVRVTERAAVAAARLRGRGDEKAADQVAVDAMRAELNRLDIKGTVVIGEGERDEAPMLYIGEEVGSGDGPEVDIALDPLEGTTICAKNLPNALAVIAIAEKGSLLFAPDVYMEKIAIGPGYPDGVINIDASPFENIRNLADAKRVPISEITACILDRPRHAKLIEAVRNTGAAIRLIGDGDVAGVIHTTDPDETGIDIYLGTGGAPEGVLAAAALRCTGGQMQGRLLLDAPDKVARAAKMGITDPNKVYRIEEMARGDVLFAATGVTDGNMLAGVKFGRNSITTDTIVLRSSSRTVREIKARHQDLEKF, encoded by the coding sequence ATGGCGAAAAATAGCGTCGTCGCCGGCCTTGACCGGATCCTCACCATGGAACTCGTTCGCGTTACCGAGCGGGCGGCTGTCGCCGCCGCCAGGCTGCGCGGCCGCGGCGACGAGAAGGCGGCCGATCAGGTAGCGGTCGATGCGATGCGCGCCGAACTGAACCGCCTCGACATCAAGGGAACCGTGGTGATCGGCGAGGGTGAGCGCGACGAGGCGCCGATGCTCTATATCGGCGAGGAGGTCGGCTCCGGCGACGGCCCCGAGGTCGATATCGCGCTCGACCCGCTGGAAGGTACGACGATCTGCGCCAAGAACCTGCCCAACGCGCTGGCCGTCATCGCCATCGCCGAGAAGGGCAGCCTGCTTTTCGCGCCCGACGTCTATATGGAAAAGATCGCCATCGGCCCCGGCTATCCGGACGGCGTCATCAACATCGACGCTTCGCCCTTCGAGAATATCCGCAACCTCGCCGACGCCAAGCGCGTGCCGATTTCGGAGATCACCGCCTGCATCCTCGACCGGCCACGCCACGCCAAGCTGATCGAGGCGGTGCGCAACACCGGCGCGGCGATCCGTCTCATCGGCGACGGCGATGTCGCAGGCGTCATCCACACGACCGATCCGGACGAAACCGGCATCGACATCTATCTCGGCACCGGCGGCGCGCCTGAAGGCGTGCTGGCCGCGGCTGCACTGCGCTGCACCGGCGGCCAGATGCAGGGCAGGCTGCTGCTCGACGCGCCTGACAAGGTGGCGCGCGCGGCAAAGATGGGCATCACCGATCCGAACAAGGTCTATCGCATCGAGGAAATGGCGCGCGGCGACGTGCTGTTCGCCGCGACCGGCGTCACCGACGGCAACATGCTTGCCGGCGTGAAGTTCGGCCGCAATTCCATTACTACCGACACGATCGTGCTGCGCTCCTCGTCGCGGACCGTGCGGGAAATCAAGGCAAGACACCAGGATCTGGAAAAATTCTGA
- a CDS encoding HepT-like ribonuclease domain-containing protein, translated as MAGRAGRSVDDLLWHIVEWGERLEKVVGKISWLEFSESELHRLAASKCIEAIGEAAGNLRKLHPDFASKHPELAFEQAYRTRNRLSHGYDTIDWTVVWTTARRYVPELVGHARGLIAQNDGE; from the coding sequence ATGGCGGGAAGGGCCGGAAGGTCGGTTGACGACTTGCTTTGGCACATCGTCGAGTGGGGGGAGCGGCTTGAAAAGGTAGTCGGCAAGATTTCCTGGCTGGAGTTTTCCGAAAGCGAATTGCACCGTCTAGCGGCCTCGAAATGCATTGAGGCAATCGGGGAAGCCGCGGGCAACTTGCGCAAGCTCCACCCTGACTTTGCCTCCAAGCACCCGGAATTGGCTTTCGAACAAGCTTATCGAACGCGCAATCGCCTTTCCCATGGATATGACACTATAGACTGGACCGTGGTCTGGACGACCGCCAGGCGCTATGTTCCCGAGTTGGTGGGCCACGCGCGCGGTCTGATTGCACAAAACGATGGCGAATAG
- a CDS encoding nucleotidyltransferase domain-containing protein, translating into MRPSEALAKHRDEVLRIIARYPVSNPRVFGSTARGEDTEDSDLDLLVDPEFGVTTFIDLANLEIKLEALLGIPVDVRTPGEFSVRASARLAADVRSI; encoded by the coding sequence GTGCGTCCTTCGGAAGCACTGGCCAAACACCGCGATGAGGTCCTGCGGATCATTGCACGCTACCCGGTGAGCAATCCGCGCGTCTTCGGCTCGACGGCGAGGGGCGAGGACACCGAGGATAGCGATCTGGATCTTTTGGTGGATCCGGAATTCGGCGTGACGACTTTCATTGACCTCGCCAATCTGGAAATCAAGCTCGAAGCGTTGCTCGGCATCCCGGTCGATGTGCGCACACCCGGCGAATTCAGTGTCCGCGCCTCGGCGCGGCTGGCTGCAGATGTACGGAGCATCTGA
- a CDS encoding patatin family protein, with translation MLEWASLRNRADVREANGPSSSGGAIETQLPRSGISLALGGGAARGWAHIGVLRALDEAGIQIDMIAGTSIGALVGGCYLAGKLDELEEFARSLTKRRLFGLLDLHIGGSGLFGGMKLNARMQEHMNGTTFADLAKPFVCVAAEIRTGHEIWLSDGSLITAMRASYALPGVFEPVLVNKRVLVDGALVNPVPVSVCRAYEQRLVVAVNLHYDLFGRAAVIKHSAGELTVEQDAPAPGRYNADTREARIGITGVMVEAFNIIQDRISRARLAGDPPDLSVQPKLGHIGLTEFHRADEAIRLGYEATMGQMADLTRLQTVLA, from the coding sequence ATGCTCGAATGGGCGTCCTTGCGTAACAGGGCTGACGTGCGGGAAGCGAACGGCCCCTCATCATCCGGCGGCGCAATCGAAACGCAGCTTCCAAGATCGGGAATTTCTTTGGCGCTTGGCGGCGGCGCGGCGCGCGGTTGGGCCCATATCGGCGTGCTGCGCGCGCTCGACGAAGCCGGCATCCAGATCGACATGATCGCCGGCACCTCGATCGGCGCGCTTGTCGGCGGCTGCTATCTGGCCGGCAAGCTCGACGAACTGGAAGAATTTGCCCGCAGCCTGACCAAGCGCCGGCTGTTCGGGCTGCTCGACCTGCATATTGGCGGCAGCGGTCTGTTCGGCGGCATGAAGCTCAACGCCCGCATGCAAGAACACATGAACGGCACGACCTTCGCCGATCTGGCGAAGCCGTTCGTCTGCGTCGCCGCCGAAATCCGCACCGGCCATGAAATCTGGCTGTCGGACGGCTCGCTGATCACGGCGATGCGCGCTTCCTACGCCCTGCCCGGCGTATTCGAGCCGGTCCTGGTGAACAAGCGCGTGCTGGTCGATGGCGCGCTGGTCAACCCCGTGCCCGTGTCCGTCTGCCGCGCCTACGAGCAGCGGCTGGTCGTGGCCGTGAACCTGCATTACGATCTGTTCGGCCGCGCCGCCGTCATCAAGCATAGCGCCGGCGAACTGACCGTGGAACAGGACGCGCCGGCCCCCGGGCGGTACAATGCCGACACGCGCGAGGCTCGCATCGGCATCACCGGCGTCATGGTCGAAGCTTTCAACATCATTCAGGACCGCATTTCGCGGGCGCGGCTCGCCGGCGATCCGCCGGATCTTTCGGTGCAGCCGAAGCTCGGCCATATCGGCCTCACCGAATTCCATCGCGCCGACGAAGCGATACGGCTCGGCTACGAGGCGACCATGGGGCAGATGGCCGATCTGACCCGCCTGCAGACGGTATTGGCTTAA
- a CDS encoding LL-diaminopimelate aminotransferase has translation MEEFHKVRRLPPYVFEQVNRLKASARSRGADIIDLGMGNPDLPTPKSIVDKLCEVVRDPRTHRYSSSRGIPGLRRAQANYYARRFGVKLDPETQVVATLGSKEGFANMAQAITAPGDVILCPNPTYPIHAFGFIMSGGVIRSLQAEPDAGFIPALERGVRHSIPKPLALILNYPSNPTAHVATLDFYKDVVAYAKKNDIIILSDLAYSEIYFDGDPPPSVLQVPGAIDITVEFTSMSKTFSMPGWRMGFAVGNERLIAALTRVKSYLDYGAFTPIQVAATAALNGDGADIAEVRDIYHRRRDVMVDSFGRAGWAIPAPAASMFAWAPIPEPFRHLGSLEFSKLLIEHADVAVAPGVGFGEHGDDYVRIALVENEHRIRQAARNIKRFFTSSAKQPNNVVPLAARR, from the coding sequence ATGGAAGAATTTCACAAGGTTCGCCGGCTTCCGCCTTACGTCTTCGAACAGGTCAACAGGCTGAAGGCCAGCGCCCGCTCGCGCGGCGCCGACATCATCGACCTCGGCATGGGCAATCCCGATCTACCGACGCCGAAATCCATCGTCGACAAGCTCTGCGAAGTGGTGCGCGATCCGCGCACCCACCGCTATTCGTCGTCGCGCGGCATTCCCGGCCTGCGCCGGGCGCAGGCCAACTACTACGCCCGTCGTTTCGGTGTGAAGCTCGATCCGGAAACGCAGGTCGTCGCTACTTTGGGCTCCAAGGAAGGCTTCGCCAATATGGCGCAGGCCATCACCGCGCCCGGCGACGTCATCTTGTGCCCGAACCCGACCTATCCAATCCACGCCTTCGGCTTCATCATGTCGGGCGGCGTCATCCGCTCGCTGCAGGCCGAGCCCGACGCAGGCTTCATCCCGGCGCTGGAGCGCGGGGTGCGCCATTCGATCCCCAAGCCGCTGGCGCTGATCCTCAACTATCCGTCCAATCCGACGGCGCATGTCGCGACGCTCGACTTCTACAAGGACGTGGTCGCCTACGCGAAGAAGAACGACATCATCATCCTGTCCGATCTCGCCTATTCCGAGATATATTTCGACGGCGATCCGCCCCCGTCGGTGCTGCAGGTTCCAGGCGCGATCGACATCACGGTGGAATTCACCTCGATGTCGAAGACCTTTTCCATGCCCGGCTGGCGCATGGGTTTCGCGGTCGGCAACGAGCGCCTGATCGCGGCGCTGACGCGGGTCAAATCCTACCTCGATTACGGCGCCTTTACGCCCATACAGGTTGCGGCGACCGCCGCGCTCAACGGCGACGGCGCCGACATCGCCGAAGTGCGCGACATCTATCACAGGCGCCGCGATGTGATGGTCGATTCCTTCGGGCGGGCCGGCTGGGCAATACCGGCGCCGGCCGCTTCCATGTTCGCATGGGCGCCGATACCCGAGCCGTTCAGGCATTTGGGCTCGCTCGAATTCTCAAAACTCCTGATCGAGCATGCCGATGTCGCGGTAGCGCCCGGCGTCGGCTTTGGAGAGCACGGCGACGACTATGTTCGCATCGCGCTGGTGGAAAACGAGCATCGCATTCGCCAGGCGGCCCGCAACATAAAGCGCTTTTTCACGTCGTCGGCCAAGCAACCCAACAATGTGGTTCCGCTCGCCGCTCGCCGTTGA